taaaatacgagaAAAAGCGGCGATGTATGAAAGTAATTCACAAATAAGTTTCTATTTGTACTTTTATACGGCGTACTAATGATCTCGGCCTGCCTCGAAACCTCTGTCGAGTTTTCATCGCAGTAACATCGAGCTAAACTTTCCAGCGATggcttgaaaaatgaagacaTTTTCCAAGCATTGAATCAGGTAATATACACACAAGATAGAAATTATTTGTGGGTTAGATCGACAAAGGATTACAGTCAGCTATCCAGCAAACTTTTGTGTTAGCCACATATAAAAACAGTCAAAGATTACTGCAGACCCTAAACATATGGTTTGGCTTTAGAGCATGTCCTCGTCTCTCCTGATGCAAATGCTAGGGGAATCGTATCGTACAACGAAATTTAGAACTTCAAGGAGACGAGGCTAATCATATTGAAAACGCAAAAGTTTTGAGAAAGTCTTGACTGCGTTTGACAGGTTTGTAACCCCTTTTCTCATTCCAATGTCTACGTGCAACGAATAAGACGAACAGTGGTTATGTGAAGAAATTGATCTGCACAGATTAGAAACTGAAATTGtactgagaaaattttaccactcatggattaaaatttatacgacAAATTAGTTAGGTGCATGTTTATCTTCTCACTGATAGAAATATCGAACTGTTAGTGTGCTAATATGAGAGTTACAGAACCTGCTGGTTTCGATAGAAGAAACACCTGACAGTAGTAGTGATTCGACGAGTGAAGAAGCAAAGTATGTCTTCAATACTTCGAGCTGAAGGTTTTAGATAATTCTAAGTATTACAAACTAAGTTTAAATAAGGCTGATTGCTGTGGAAGTTGGATTTATGAAGcaagtgtgtgtatgtacaatgTGGTTGACCTGGCCTTGCTTGCTACTTCAACAGGCACTGCTGCCATCATAcaagagtgaaaaagaaaatttataatgtttgacgaagaaaaaagctAACCAAAAAATCGGATGATCGAAGAGATTGTTGATCGGCAAAAGTGCAAAagggagtaattttttttccgtcaagTTGACGAGCTCAACGTACGAGGGACGTTTACTTGGTTAGGTGTGAGTTTAATGTatcgaaaatatatattgagTTTTTGAGGAAACAGTCGGAGGATAATGAACAACCTTTAAAAACTATGAGAATAGTAATTTTTACTCAGTAATCGTggtaaaattgatattaaaacCTTGGTTTGTAcgtcagaaatgaaaaatgccgTGTACAATTCGAGTCGCCGTATTGGGGTGTTTGATTGTTAGTTTGCGGGCATAATTGCCTGCGAAATAACCGCATACCAAAATATAACATCGATTCGCACGATAATAATGGTAAGTTGTTAATTTCTTACCTTAATATGACAGGAATACAGAAGCTCACTTCAAACTTGGATGTAAACACAGGcattttttaacggaattGACACTAGGGCAGCTTAAATTGATGAGCATTAAGCACTCGTTACATCGCGCTGAACGTTATCTCACTATTTTAGATTTAATTACGTTATTAAATACCGCAATAAATATAAGAATTCACGAACTCTTCGGAAAACATCCATCGAAAACTAAAGATGGCAGCCATTCTTCTGTACAAAACAAAGGTCCACATCCACGGACTCCCGAGCAACGAAGCCTCGAACCCAGACGGTTTCCGGCGCTGCTGTCTCGGCGCATACATTCGAAAGTGTTTCTTGCAACAATCATTTTCACCATGATTGCACAGCGGGAGATCTTTCCGCTTAAATTTGGGGAAAAGTAATGTACTGCGAATTTTATCCCAAGCTATattcaatcgatttttggattattttcagttatttattgcgaATTTTAGTCGTGAATTTAGTACAAGTAGGATCCGGCAGTCAGCGCTTGAGCCGAAACGCAATTATTCAttagttctttttttcatagttTCGCAGCGCCATCTGTAATCGGTTGCCTCAGAGTTTACATATCTTGTTGCCAACTTCAGCTGGAAGAACTCGCATCTCTCACACGAACATTTTGCTTATTCGACATAAATCGTGCATTGATGAGGTTTTCGGATATGCACATGTTTGTAAAAGTGAggcctcaaattttttttcaacactttttcaTGTAACGCTTAAAGCTTGCAGTGTTTTAAATTACAAGCTGTCTCTGCGTGCGCCGCAGCAGCGACTGTTCCGAGCAACAACAATGACAAATGACGATGTTGGCAGTACTGTTGAACATCATGCAACTTCAGATCGGAGTATTCGCAGACAGATTCTGAACGCTTAGCTCGGCCCTCGGCGATTTAATACTTGGATTATTGATCAACACACGGCATATATGTTTTAATAATAGAGCAATCTACGAAGACACATAGGCATGTAATGATAGTTATTGTGTGCTGAATGGCATGCGGTATATTGTCGTATTTACACAAGTATCAATTGAATCCAATCGGATTATTACTGGAAGAGATAATAAGTGTTTAGCGAAGCTCGCCGCTACTTTTTAAAGAACACAGTACTGATCGTCCGGCTGCTGTATGCTGCTGTTCACTGCTCTATGCTTCAGCCAGAttgtataacaaaaaaataaccgaGTGGAAAACCTTGAACCCAAAAAGGAGTGCTGAAAATAAACACTAAGCTTCTACTCGCACGAATCACGTTCGAGCATTTGAACTTCTGCACGTTTTgctattaaaaaatatcttttaacACAGATTAATGAATCAAGCCGTCAGATTTTAGATTCAACACTTGCAAGTCGGAGGTAAAACTCACTCTGTTGACGAAAACAATGAATCTCTTTATTTCTTGTTCACAATTATGTATCCCCAACTTTATTCACATTTCACATCAtacattttgataattttcctgattttttatttggcAGCCTTAAAAAATTAGCAGTTTAAAAGAAGCGACCAATTggttgatttttaaatttatttattcaatctaAACAGTTTGCAAATAACCCACATCCAACATACCTGTACAGATTTAGACTGTAGTTACTGTCATATCAGCTTCCATATCTAcaatgttttctttctttcagaaAGCACTGCGATGGTTGACACAGACCCTCAAATAAAGAGGCTTTTGTTGCCTACAGAGGAAACTTTGTTTGAGCAATTATTGAGAATTGGTCTTTACCTGGGAGCTGTATTTCAAATTGTCTGTCTCCTGGCAATTGTAGTCTACCAGGCAGGACCATCGGACGGGGTGACTGCTCTAAAGGTGATAAGAATTTGTGTTCATTAACGGATAATCAGGAAGTATAATCGGTATGTTTCACAGGACGATCCCAGTGACGTTGAATGCTCCGAAAACAGCCCTCAAGTAACACCCAGACGGCCTCATAGACTCcgaaaacaagagaaaaagaagagacgcTGAAGAAACGAAAGATGAATGTCAGAACGATACACGgagatattttataaattttgtgatattttatctgtatatttgttatttatcGACCTGATTTTGACTTGTTGGAAAATGACCGGTTAATTAACTTTATTACTCTGGTATTGTGAAATAGAATATTGCTTCTCAAGTAGCAATGTCATCCGGCAGCTCTGTATTCTGTGtatagaattaaaattaaaatacttccat
The genomic region above belongs to Diprion similis isolate iyDipSimi1 chromosome 8, iyDipSimi1.1, whole genome shotgun sequence and contains:
- the LOC124409210 gene encoding protein anon-73B1, whose protein sequence is MVDTDPQIKRLLLPTEETLFEQLLRIGLYLGAVFQIVCLLAIVVYQAGPSDGVTALKDDPSDVECSENSPQVTPRRPHRLRKQEKKKRR